The sequence GAACACGTACTCGCCTTCCGCCTCGCGTATCCCACGGTTGCGTGCTGCCGAAAGACCCGGTGTCGTCTCGAATACGTAGCGCACCGCAAAGGGCAGCTCGAGCTGAAAGCGCTGCACGACGGCCTTCGTGTCGTCCGTGGATCCGTTGTCCACCAGGACCAACTCGACGCCACCGGGGGTGGGCCGCAAGTCTCGCAAGCTGGCCAGGGCATCGACCAAGAGTCGGGAGCGATTCTTCGTGCAAAGCACGATGGAGACATCGGGCCCGGAGGACACGGCGCGAGCGTAGTGTCCTGTGGTGACGATTCCTATCGGAATTGCAGATCGCGCTCTGCTCCAACGCCGCGGGCGAACGGTCCACAGCCGAACGCCCGCGCGGTTGCGCCTTCGCCGCGCACCGTCGGCCGGCTGCCGCCAGCAAGTCGGGCGCGCCCCTGGGATTTTGCTGGCAACTTGCGCGCCTTGCGGTCTCTCGGTAGACCGGGGCGGCCGTTTGATGAGCAAGAGCCGGTTTCTTCAGCAGCGCGCGCCCCTACTCGCGGTCGCGGCCGTCATGGGCTTCGCGGTTCGCTGCGCGGCAGACCGGCCGCCAGAGCGGAGCCTGGAGGGGCTGGCCGCCATGTTGTCACGGGCCTCGCGCACCGTCGTGTCCGCGCAAGACATCCGCTGGGAGCCGAGTCCGGGCTTGCTGCATGAAACGTTCCTGGGACGGCGGGTCGTGTTCTTGGGAGCGAAGCGCGCTGGTGAGCCTCGCGACGTGTACCGAGCGTCCGTGCGCGTGAGCCTGGACGGCAAGCCGTTTTCAGTGCGCGAGATCCGCAACTTGACCGACACGCCCCTGGGCGACGATGCGGGGCTGCAGCTCTTGGGGAGCCGCGCCGCCTTCGCCACGGTGGCCTACGGCAGCATTCAGAGCGTGACGATGCTGGACCTGGACGGCGTTCGCGCTCAGGACCGCGTCAGCTCGTGGTTTCAGCGCTTGTTGCAGACCGTCACGTCGTACCAAGAGGTGGGTAGCCTCAGCGGCGTCGGCCGCACGGACATCGTTCTGGAGCTGCCTGCAAAAGAAGCCAAGCTCGTTCTCGAGCCGCCAACGCTGCGCATCGACCTGGGTGAGAAGGGCCGAAGCCTCGCACTGAACTTGGAGACACGCGTGCTTTCCGCGCTCGAGGGTGGGCAGGCGTACGCGGCTCGCACCGTGGTGCATCGGCAGCACGCCAAGCCCCTGGTGCTCTGGGGCGTTGACACGGTGCGCGCAGAGGTGGGCCCCGAGCCCATCGCGTGGCTCGAAGACAAGGTGTTCGGCGCGAAGGACCGCTTCAAGCGCACTACCTACACTCTGCTATCGGGCAGCTCCAAGCAGGATGCGCTGAAGGATGACGCCGACAAAGCGGACCTGACCGCTACCGTGCTCGACGCGACCCAGCTGAGCAATCAGAAGGACTCCTGGCCACCGCCGCCGATTCCGAGCTTTTGGAAGGAGACGAAGGCAGGTGAAGGCGAGTGGGAAGCGGTGCAGCTCCCGTTCTTGCGCCCCTTCCGGACCGGCAATGACAAGGGCGACCGCCCGCCCGCCTACTTCTATCGGACCTTCATTCGCCCCGACAAGGAGCGCCCCTACGCCGAGGTGATGCTCGTGGCGATGGACATGCGCCAGCTAGAGCTGGGCATGGAGGCGGGCTTCGAAGATCCGAAGCCGCTGACAGGCCCCCCCGGCAATGGGCGACTCCCTCGCGACGAACAAGTCACGAGTCGCATCGTCGCTACCTTCAACGGTGCCTTCAAGACCACCCACGGCAAGTACGGCATGATGGTCGACCGGCACGTTCTGCTGCCGCCGGTGCCTGGCGGTGCGACCGTGATGGTCACCGCAGACAGCGACGTCGGTCTTGGCAGCTGGCCTCAGAGCGAGCGCATTCCTGAAGAAATCGTTTCCTACCGCCAGAACCTGGATCCCTTGGTCGAGGATGGCGTGGCCAACCCGACGGGTCGCTACATCTGGGGCTGGCAACTCTCGGGAACCAGCGTGATGACCCAGCGCACCGCGCTGTGTGTGACCGCAGCGGGACACCTCTACTACGCGTTCGGCCCGGAAATCGACGGCCCCACCCTGGGGAAGGCGTTGCGCCAAGCCGGTTGCTCCTACGGCATGCACCTGGACATGAACCCGGGGCATTGCGGATTCGTGTTCACCGACATCGTGGACATGCGTGCCAAGGAGTTCAACCTGAAGAAGGCGCACGACGACATGAACTTGGATCCCGCCAAGTTCGTGCGTTGGAGCGCAAAGGACTTCTTCTACGTCATGGTGCGCGACCCGATGCCGAAGGATGCTTCGGGCATTCAGTGGAAAGCGGATGGGGGAGTGCAGCCACCACCGGCGTGGCTACCCGGCGTGTTCAAGGGTGACTTGAAGGTCGGCAACCTCGACGTGCAACTGGTCAGCTTCGAACCTGGTCGCATCGATCTCGTCCTGCGCGCAGGGGGCAAGGAACCCAGCATGGAGGGGGGAGCGGAGAAGAAGTTGGAACTGAGCGAGTCCGACGCAGGCAAGGCCATCGCTGCCATCAACCTCGGACACACGACGGAGGTGACCCGCTACGGCCTGGCCTTCGACGGCGTGGCAGCCCTCGACCTGCGCTCGGGCTACGCGACCTTGGTGATGGCTCGTGGTCGGCCTCCGCGGGTCGAGGCACCAGGCAGTCAGCCGCAATTGGCAAAGGATGAAGAGGCCGTGCAACTCCCCCTCCTCGCCGAGGACGGCAAACTGACCGACTATGCTTTGGAGCGCGGCGCGATGCGCGCCCGAGGCGCTCTGTGCGTGACCGGGCGTGGACGCACGCTGATAGCCCTCGGCCGCCACGACTCGAGCGATTCTCTGGCTGCCGCATTGCTGCGCGTCGGCTGCCGCCGAGTCGTGGAACTGGATCGCGGCTCTCAACACCCCGCCTTCGTCCATCGCGCTGGCACCGCGACGCCACCCTTGGCGAAATACGACGCCAGCGTGCTCTACGCCCTGGCTCACCCCATGGTTCCCCACGCCTTCCGCTGGAAGGCCGAAGGCGCCACACCTTCGACGAAACCCACGGGCTACGACGTCCCCGCGCCAAAGAAGAAGAGCGCGGCCTCGCCCTGAGCCGCTAGCGCGCGCACTCTCGGTTTCCGTGGACGCGGCGCCTCAGCGTGTTAGGCATTTGTAGGTGACCGTTTCGTTCCGGCTCGCTTGCATTTGCGCCGCATTGGCAGCCTCGAGCTGCACCATAGTAAACGATGTCGACCCCTGCGGCGCCAAGACCACGGAAGCGCGCGTTTCCGAACCCTCGCCCGAGCTGGAGCTGATCAGCCACCCTCAGGCGGTCGCTCAGATCGTGGATGGCCGAATGCTCGCGGCATATCTCACCCACGACCAAACGAACCCAACCGGCCTTCATTTGATCGCCTTCAACGCAACGAGCGGAGTGCGCGTGGACGCGTGCAGCGAGCCCGACTATTTGCTCAGCAGCGATTCCCCGACCAACCCGACGTTGGTCGCCGCGGACTTCATGTTCGGCGCGCAGCACATCGTTGCTGCCGTGGCGTGGACGAGCGGGTCAGCGGGTTTTTTCTCGCGGAAAGTACGCTACCAATTGCTCGATGATAGGCTGTGCGTCGTAGGCCCCGAAGGCGGTGTCGAGATGGCGCCAAGTCTGGACACCCTGACGGAAGACGCCGCACTCGCTTGGTCCCCAACGGAATCGGCGGTGTGGGCGACGTTTCACGACACCCGCACCATCTACCGCACCCGCATCGTGAACGGGCTCCCCACTGGCTCCACCCCCATCGTGCAAGGGCAACTCCTGATCGACAACTACCGCATGACGCTTGCGGAGGACGGTCGAGGTTTGGCGACTTGGTACGCTTCGAACGACCCGAGCGAGCTGCTTGCGGACCGAAGGCACTTGCGAGCGGTCTTGCTTGGCCCAGGGCTCGAGCCACGGAAGAACGCTCTGACGGGCACGGCTGGCGTTTTCGAGCCGAGCAGTCCCACCCCCTACCGAGCGCCAGACCTGAACAACACTCTTGCGCTTGCGGTGCGCACGGATCGCTACGCGTTGGCTTTTGACGGCATCGTCGCGCCCAACACGCGACCGATTGCGCACGTGCTCGAGCTCGATGCCACGGACGGCAGGCCCCGCGGCAAACCCTGGCGCGTGGACCCCGACTCGAGTGAAGCGCACGGAAAGCCCGCTGCCACGTATCTACCGGGCGACAACTTGTTCGTCGCTTGGGCATCTCCCAGCGGCCAGGGCACGGTGGCGCGACTGTTTCAAAGCGGTGGACGACCTCGCTTCACTGGGGTCGCCTGCGGCGAGGCTCGTTTCGCCATTGGGACGCGCGCGCCAGCGAATGACCGTGGTCTGCTCAGCATGGCACGCACGGGCAACGGAGTCTGGGTGCTACATCCCGCCGAACTCGGTGCTGATCATGCCGTGATGGCATGGCGTGTCGAGAGCGCAGAACTCTGGCCAGCGTCGAACTGATCTATCCGCACACCTTGACCCCGCTTCCCACTACGCAGGAATAGCCGGGGCGACAATCCTCCGGTCCGGAGCACAACTTGAAGCAGGCGCCGTAGTCGTCCCCCCCATCGATGGCCAGGACGCAATATGCGTCGGGCGGGCATCCTTGTTGCGAAGGCGCGCACTCGGAGGTGCAGTAGCCCTCCGGAAAGCGCTCGAAGTCGACGAAGCAGAACCCGCTCAGGCAATCGTTGGCGCTCTGACAAGGCGCGCCGATTCCCCCGAGACCCGGGCTGGGCGACTTCGTGGAACAGACGCCGGTCTGCAAGTCGCAAGTGCCAACCACAGGGCAATCGGCATCCGAATGGCAGCGTTCAGTGCAGACGAAAGGCTCGCCAGGCGAGCGTGGGCGACACAGGCTGCCTTGGGGGCAATCCGCTGCGGACTTGCACGGAATGCTACAGACGGAACCCCCGTTGGTGAGCGGGGTGCACAGCAGTCCGTCAGGGCACGCATCCGTCGAGCAGCTGCGCAGGCACTGTCCGCCAGGTTGCTCGAAGGCCGCCTCGTCCAGGCAGAGCTCGCCCACCTCACAATCGAAGCTGCAACCGCAATTCTGGCCCGCCGAGGGCGAAGCGACGGCCCCCGTGCATTGCGGAACTGGTCCGTCGCCTAGGGTTCCGGCATCGCTTTGCAGGGGACGGCAGACTCCGTTGTCGCACCATTCGGTGCTCTGACAATCGGCATCCTTGCGACACGGCCCTTTGGTGGTCGACTCCTGCGCTCCACCGCAGGACGAGAAGACTGCTATCGCCGATGCGAAGGCGACGAGCGACGGGAGTTGGCGCTTCATCGTTCGATACTCACTCGACCAGAGCTTCGTGGGTCAGGACTTCTGAGCGCTAGATCCCAGACCGCCGTCGCCACCAAGACCACCAGCCCGGATGCCATCAACACGTCGGCCGTGGTGTTCTGTGCGTGCAAACGATCCAGCGTCGCAGTGGAGGGCTCGCGATCGAAATCGGACTTCGTGCCTCGGGCGATCAGGCCCGTCACGGCCCCCCCGGCCAATAGCGCGCCGCCGGTGCCGTAGCCCACCCAACGCCATCCGGGCCAAGCGCGGTCGCTTGGATCCACGAGTTCGTAGTCGATTCGAGTCGCAGCCCCGGGCTCGAACAGGACGACGTTCTGCCAAGGTTCGCGCGCTGGTGCATGCACCTCGATGCGCCGTCGTCCGGGCTCCACCCCCTGCAGAGTCAAGGGCGCCTCGCCGGCTCTGCGGCCGTCGAGCCAGACCTCCGCGCCCGGTGCGTTGCCGCGAACCGTGAGCACACTCGTCTCGACCGCAAGCCGTTTCAGGCTCGGAGTGAGAACCGTGTCGCCTCCCTTGGAAATGCGCGCGACGAGTATCTGCTCTTGATGACCCGCACTACTCACCACGATGCGGTACTCGCCAAGCGGAAGGTCCGTCGAAAACGGCATCTTCCCGAGCTCCTGCGCCTCGCCCTCCAATCGCACGCTCGCACCGACTGGTGTGCCACGCACCTGCAGGCGCCCACGGTGCACGGGCAGCACCAGCCGAACTTCGACCGTCTGCCCCAGGGTCGCCTCTACGGTGGCGGCTGCGTCGTCGTGGCGATCCAGTCGCGCCTTGACGAGGTGCTTGCCCGCCGTCACGGCCAGTCGGCGCGGCGCGTTGCCCAAGGAGCCGAGTTCTTCCCGATCGACGAACAACTGCGCTCCGGGCGGCTCGGTCTTCACGTCGACGACCGCAACCTCTCGAGCCAGCGCATCGCGCCGCTCGACTCCGGCGTCACGCTGTGGCCCTGCTGGGACCATCGTCAGGTAGGTCTCGTTCCAGTTGTACGCGTCGGCCTTTCGGTCCAAGAAGTCGAAAGTTTGAACGATGTTCAGCACCACGTTCGGATTGGGTGCGAGCCGCTGCGACGCGATGAAGCGGTCGATGGCTTCGGTGTAGCGCTTTTGCTTGTAGAGTTCCGCCCCAAGCTCGTACTGCAGCTGTGCTTCGCTAGCCGCATCCGCGCGCGCCATGCTAGGGACGCAAAGCAGGACGCAGATCAGCAGCGGCAAGGCTCCGAACCTCATGGCGGCACCAAGGGTGGGGCCTGGCGCGGCGTTTCGGTGATCTTTGGCGTAGGTAGCGCCTTGGGCCTGGGCCGGGGTCTGGCTACTGGAGTTGGAGGCGCCGTGGCCGCGGGTAGCGAACTGGCCGAAGGCGGCGGCACCGGGCTAGACGACACCCGCACCGAGGACTGGACTTCTCGCGTCGCGACGGGCAACTGTGCCGAAGCGGAAGAAGCCGCTGCCACCGTCCCCGGGCGCCGGACCAAGCCGACAACGATGGCGGCCAGTCCGAGCGCGACCACAACCCAAAGCCAGAGCATTCCGCGACGTTGGTGGGTCGGTCGGTTGCCGGTGAGCGCCTCTACGGCGAGCGGCCCCGCGGGCGCGTCACTGCTGGAATCGTCACGACGACCCGAGTCGGTGTCCGCGGCCGCTGGCCCGGGCATGACGGACGTGGCGCCGCGAGAGGCCCCCCGCTCGAGCGCTTCAGCGAAAGCGTGCATGCTTTGCGGTCGCGACGCCGGCTCCTTCTGCAGCGCCGCTTCCAGCAAAGAACTCAGCCAAGCCGGGGTGTCGGGACGCAGTTCGGAGGGAGTCGCTGGTTGCTCCATCGTGATCTTGTAGAACAGCTCAGGCAGACTCCCGGCATCCAGCGGGGGGCGACCGGCGAGCGCGTGGTAGAGAATGGCGCCGACCGAGTAGACGTCGGCACGCACGTCGACCTGTTTGGAATCGCGCAACTGCTCCGGGGCCATGTATAGGGGAGTTCCCAGCACTGCGCCGGTGCGCGTGCTCGCTCCGCTGCCGTCGAACAGCAGCTTGGCGATCCCAAAGTCCAAGACCTTCACTCGCCAGCGCCCTGCGCGGCCATGGCACAGGAATACGTTCGCGGGCTTCAAGTCCCGGTGGATGATCCCGGCGTCGTGGGCGGCCGCCACCGCGTCCGCCAACTCTCTTCCCAGGCGCACTACTTCGTCGATGGGCAGGGCGCCTTCACGACGCATGCGCGCCTCCAGCTCTTCCCCGTCGAGCAACTCCATCACGAGGAACACGCCGTCCTCGTCGGTGCCGAGGTCCAGTACGTCCACGATGCCGGGGTGACCGATCCGAGCCGCAGCGCGCGCCTCGTTTTCGAACCGACGGAGCATGTCCGGCGCGTCGGTGAACTCGCGCAGCATTCGCTTCACGGCGACGGGGCGACGGAGCTCCAGGTGCTCCGCCTCGAACACGGCGCCCATTCCACCTGCTGCCAGCTGCCGCAGGATTCGATAGCGGCCGCCCACGACGGCTGAGGGCTCAGTCTGGTCCGTCGCCACGACGACAGAATGCTAGCCGGTGTCTCCGCACACGCCGCGAAGTATTCGTCGGTGGCCCGCTTCTCCCAGAAAAACGGGAAGAATCTCGATCAGGGCATGCAGCAGACGGTGGCTTCGCCGCCGGGTGCCGCCGTTCCCGAGAGTGTCGGCGTGGAAGCGGGGCAGGTGCCCGTCGGCTGCGGCGTGTATTGGCCCCATTGGGAAGCGTCGATGTCGTTGTTCGGCACGCCGCAACCGGACACCGTCGAATACCAGATTTGTATCCCCGAGCAACCGGACCTGAACGTGACGTCGCCGCCGCACGTCGACGTCGCCGAGCCACAGGTGCAGGTCGAGCACGCACGCGTGTCGCTGAAGCTGTCGTAGGTCGTCACCTTCGACGTGTACCCCGGTGGACAGGCAAAGTTGCCCGGACGCGAGACGCACAGCTTGTAGGGCGCGAAGGCCTGCGACACGCAAGTTTGATTCGCTGCGCAGGTTCCGGGTTGTGGCGTGCTGCCCCCGCAGGCTCTCGCCTGCTCGCCCCAGGTCGGGGTCGGCAGTGTGTGGTTCGCTTTAGGCGCACATGTGCCGTGGTTGCTGGGGGCCGGTCTTATCAAGTCGACCTTTCCGACGCTCTTCGCCGTGGCGAGCTTGCACTGCGAGGAGGTGCCCGACCAAACGGGACTGCCACCGACGAAGCAGCCAGCCACCGAGTCGCTCACGTCCACCACTGACGCCGCGCCGGTGCACGCGATGCCCGCAGCCGGATCGCAGCTACACGAGCACGCGGCGCTGCCTGGGGTGAAGCCTACGAAGGCATCGTTTAGTTTCGTCGGATACTCCGAAGGACATGCGGGCGGTGCGGCTGCACCTTTGTAGAAAGCTCGCGGCGCACTCCAACCCGCACCGGGATCCGGCGCGCACACGGACGTAGTGGTATTGCAGGCGGGCGCACCGCCGCTACCGCCACTCCCACCGGTCGCGCCGCCGGTACCGCCCGTTGCACCACCGGTGCCGCCTGTCGCGCCACCCGTACCGCCTGTTGCACCTCCGACGCCACCGTCGACGCCGCCAGCGCCCGAGGCACCCGAGCTACCGCTGCTGCCGGAAGAACCGGAGGCGCCAGAGCTTCCCGAGGTTCCA comes from Polyangiaceae bacterium and encodes:
- a CDS encoding PEGA domain-containing protein — translated: MRFGALPLLICVLLCVPSMARADAASEAQLQYELGAELYKQKRYTEAIDRFIASQRLAPNPNVVLNIVQTFDFLDRKADAYNWNETYLTMVPAGPQRDAGVERRDALAREVAVVDVKTEPPGAQLFVDREELGSLGNAPRRLAVTAGKHLVKARLDRHDDAAATVEATLGQTVEVRLVLPVHRGRLQVRGTPVGASVRLEGEAQELGKMPFSTDLPLGEYRIVVSSAGHQEQILVARISKGGDTVLTPSLKRLAVETSVLTVRGNAPGAEVWLDGRRAGEAPLTLQGVEPGRRRIEVHAPAREPWQNVVLFEPGAATRIDYELVDPSDRAWPGWRWVGYGTGGALLAGGAVTGLIARGTKSDFDREPSTATLDRLHAQNTTADVLMASGLVVLVATAVWDLALRSPDPRSSGRVSIER
- a CDS encoding serine/threonine-protein kinase; amino-acid sequence: MATDQTEPSAVVGGRYRILRQLAAGGMGAVFEAEHLELRRPVAVKRMLREFTDAPDMLRRFENEARAAARIGHPGIVDVLDLGTDEDGVFLVMELLDGEELEARMRREGALPIDEVVRLGRELADAVAAAHDAGIIHRDLKPANVFLCHGRAGRWRVKVLDFGIAKLLFDGSGASTRTGAVLGTPLYMAPEQLRDSKQVDVRADVYSVGAILYHALAGRPPLDAGSLPELFYKITMEQPATPSELRPDTPAWLSSLLEAALQKEPASRPQSMHAFAEALERGASRGATSVMPGPAAADTDSGRRDDSSSDAPAGPLAVEALTGNRPTHQRRGMLWLWVVVALGLAAIVVGLVRRPGTVAAASSASAQLPVATREVQSSVRVSSSPVPPPSASSLPAATAPPTPVARPRPRPKALPTPKITETPRQAPPLVPP